The DNA sequence GGGGGTCTGTCGGATATGATGGGAGGCTGCTTTGCACTCATTCTATTCGTGGGATGTAGCTGTGTTTTCCACAGCATGGTGTTCTCAGGCAAGGATGGCTCCTTTTCACATAGGCTAGGGAGGGTAGCCTCTttatgatcataagaacataagaaatgcctctgctgggtcagacccgaggtccatcgtgcccagcagtccgctcacgcggtggcccaacaggtccaggacctgtgcagtaatcctctatctatacccctctatccccttttccagtaggaaattgtccaatcccttcttaaaccccagtaccgtactctgccctataacatcctctggaagcgcattccaggtgtccaccacacgttgggtaaaaaagaacttcctagtacagtggtgcctcacacaacgaacttaattggttccaggagcaagtttgttatgcgaaaagtttgttatgtgaaacgcgttttcccataacaatacatgttaaaaaaaataattcgttctgtagcataaaatatgctaagatgacataaaaaaagataaattttttgttattatttttatttagatacatctaaaaacataattgttttttaaaacaacacacattttttaaatttaaagacagactaagtagagtctaccgAATCTTGCACATCTTTATCCATTTTCTGCTTTTTGGCCAATGGTTTCATGAAAAACCTGTCCAAAGtcgtttgtttttctcttttctccaaCATCTGCCGGAAATAACGGACAAGAGTATCGGAGTAAAGATCGTTGATCCTGTTTGCTTCAGCTGAATCAGGATAGTGGGCATTGGTAAACTCCTGAACTGCTTTCCATTTGACCAGGATGTTCTTGATGTCAGCACTTGGGATTGGTTGATTGTTTGATTGTTGCTCCTCGTCATCAGATGACGCTTCCCTTTGAGCATTGTCCTGTTGCTGGACCAGAAGTGCTTGGAGCTCTTCAGTTGTCAGCTCTTCTTCGTGTTCCTCAATAAGCTCCTCTACatcctcttcctctacctctaatTCCAACCTTTGGGCCACTGTGATGAGGTCCTTCACCACTTCTGTGTCATCAACTACTGCTTCTTCCTGGGTCCACGAAGGCACAAGCATCTTCCAAGCAGAAATTAGGGTcctttgtgacacttcttcccagGCCTTCTTTATAAGTCGTATTGCCATAAGGACATCAAATTTCTCCTTCCAAAACTTTCGGACAGTCATATTGTCTCCACCAAACTCGCATTCTTCAAACACCTTTTTAAAGAGGGCTCTAGTGTAGAGTTTTTTAAAGTTCGCAATAACTTGCTGATCCATTGGCTGAATAATGGATGTGGTGTTTGGTGGCAaatactgcaccttgataaaaggataaTTTTCCTGCAATATTTCCTCTAGGTCTTTTGGGTGAGCAGGGGCATTGTCAAGTATCAGAAGGGCTTTGAGCGGCAGTTCTTTTTCCAGCAAGAATTTCTTCACGGCAGGAGCAaagatttccagaatccattcgtTGAAGATAACTTGGGTCACCCAGGCTTTTTGATTGGACTTCCAATGGACGGGCAGTTTGGACTTAATAACGTTATTTTTCTTGAAAATTCTTGGATTTTCAGAGTGATAAACCAATAGAGGTTTGATCTTGAGGTCTCCGCTGGCATTAGACGAAAACATAAGGGTAAGTCTGTCCTTCATGGCTTTGTGTCCTGGCAATTTCTTCTCCTCTTTTGTAATGAAGGTTCTGCTCGGCATTCTTTTCCAGAAAAGACCCGTTTCATCGGCATTGAACACTTGTTGTGGGCAGTATCCTTCAtccttaatacatttttgaaagttaatagagaacttttctgcttctttcttgTCAGCACTGCCAGCCTCACCATGCATAGTAACGCTGTGGATTCCACACCTTTTCTTAAATCTAAAAAACCACCCCCTGCTGGCTTTGAATTCTTCTTCATTAGCTTGACTGCTGCTACTTCCAGGGACGTTTTTCTTTAGATCGTCATAAATTCTCTTGGCTTTGTGACAGATAATATCTTGGGTTGTTACGTCAcctttcacctgcctgtccttaatccaaattgctaatagcctctccatttcctcgtggattgaagacctatgtttttcatgaaatagttttgatactcctttggctactttggctgatttgattgcatccttatttgtcaaaatggtgaaaatggtggatttgctgaggccaaactctttgacgaggtcacattgttttaccccacattcactccttctaattatttcccgtttaatttcaacagaaatcaccttcctgctttttttagaagccatgatatataaaaaatattgagtttatcttaaaaggacgactgtatacagtgagagagggcagagtctcagcggcaaaaactgggacttaactgtttatttttttttttttttgtatgaatgggagggaagggagaatattTTATTATGAAATCAAATTATGAGCTCAGAAATCAAGGACAACTttgctgtttctctctcccttgTCCAAGAAGCTCAAATTCTCAGGTTGTAAAGGGGTCTGGATGTTCAGTTTCCTGCCTTTACTGTCTTTGTCCACAATTTCCAGTCGCAGTGTTGGGGCTTTCTTTGATTCTAGCCCCAGAGGCTCATAGGCTGTCTTTGGTCCCCAGGGCTCATAGGCTGCAGCTAACTGGTTCACAACCCGGCGTTCAACCTCATGTTTTTTGGATCGGGCTCCATAGTGCAAATTGTAGCCATCTGCTAACATGCTTCCCAatcccacacattttttttttctagcatcggggaagcggcgagagtagctccgccccccccaacgcatcagcagtaggcgccgggcccctgcgagccgacggtccgccactgcacagggagccaggcggagagagggcagttaagcgcagtgcctgcgcggaaggatgcagctcgggcgacttcgttgtgtgaaacgaagttcgttgtacggatcaagacataaagttcgttgtgcgcagcgttcgctgtgcgaggcgtccgttatgcgaggcaccactgtatttgttttgaatctgtctcctatcaacttttccaagtgccctcttattcttttattttttgaaagtttgaagaatctgtccctctctactctctctatgcccttcatgatcttataagtctctatcatatcccctctaagtctcctcttctccagggaaaagagacccagcttctccaatctttcagcgtatgacaggttttccatcccttttatcagacgtgtcgctctcctctgaaccctctcgactaatgctatatccttctttaggtacggcaaccaatattggacgcagtactccaaatgcgggcgcaccattgcccgatacaacggcaggataacttctttcgttctggctgtaataccctttttgattataccaagcattctatttgctctcttagcggccgctgcacactgtgtcatcggcttcattgtcatgtccaccattacccccaagtacctttcctgggtactcttattcaataacatccctcccattgtatagtcgtatctcgagtttctgctccccacatgcaataccttacatttctcaacgttgaacttcatctgccatctcgtcgcccattcttctagtttattcaagtctctctgcaattcttcgcagtcctctttagtctgagctccattaaatagtttggtgtcgtccgcaaattttattatctcacacttcgtccctgtttctagatcatttataaagatattaaatagcattggcccgagcaccgagccctgcgggacaccactcgtgaccctcctccagtcggagtagtgacccttcactcctaccctttgttttctaccctccaaccagtttctgatccatctatgcacgtctccttccaccccatggttcttcagttcccagagtagacgttcatggggcaccttgtcaaaggctttttggaaatctagatatatgatgtctatgggatctcctttgtccatccgtctgttaatcccttcaaagaagtgcaataagttcgttaggcacgatcttcccttgcagaaaccatgttggctggttaacaggagctcatttttttcaaaatgttcatcaatgttttcttttatcagtgcttccgccattttccccggaatcgaagtcaggctcaccggcctgtagtttcccgggtcacctcttgatccctttttaaagatgggcgtaacgttggctatcttccaatcctccgggatcacgcctgttttcagagataagtcgcaaatttgctgcagtagttccgctatctcctcctttaattccttcagaacccttggacgtatcctgtccggacccggggatttgtcagtttttagtctttctatctgcctgcggacgtcctcaaggctcacttccatggatgttaatttttctgcttgacttccgttgaagaattggtcaggttctggtatgttggacgtgttttcgtttgtaaatacagacgagaagaacatgttaagcctttctgccactaccttctcctccttcaccactcccttcctgtctccgtcgtccagcggtccaaCCTCCTcactagctggctgcttccctttaacatatctaaagaatggtttgaaatttctagcttccctggctagcctctcctcatactctcttttggctttccgaaccacacggtgacattctttttgatacttcctgtgctctttccagttcccctcagttttgtcttttttccatttcttgaatgaatttttcttattgcctatcgcttccttaactattttggttatccacgccgggtcttttgttcgatttttttttgcaccccttcctgaatttggggatatacagattttgcgcctcgttcaccatgtccttgaagaaggaccaggcatgattaaccgtttgccattttttggaagtgttcttaagtttcttccttaccatttccctcattgcttcgtagtttcctttcctgaagttaaaagttgtcgctatggttctctttcctttcggtattcctacctcaaccttgaacttgatcatgttatgatcgctgtttcccaacggtcccactacctctatttcctttgcaggtccccttaacccatttaggattagatccagggtGGCATTttctctcgtcggttctctaacaagctgctccatgaagcaatcttgtgtagtttCCAGGAAttcggtctccctagcgcatttcgagcttccaagaccccagtctatcccgggatagttgaagtctcccataataaccgtgttgccgcttttgcattctcgcttcatctcggcttccatttcctcatcgatatctctgatttgcccgggtggacgataatataggtccatctttatttcaggccctttccttcccggtattttaacccatagcgattccagcttgttggtcgtctctgctgtgtccattcttgcggattgtatgctttcttttatgtatagggctattccacctcctttttgtcctgacctgtcctggcgatagagcttgtatcccggcagtgctgtatcccatttgctttcctcattccaccatgtttcagaaattccaatgatgtcgctgtcttctgcattggccacggcttctagttcccccatttgcttcttaggctccttgcattagcatatatgcactttagtTCCTGGTATTTTGTtatcctcctttcctttccctgtgcttcggtctttattttcttctctttggcTGCAAACATTCTAacctcttcttctgggttagtcgattcCTGAAATTTGTCCCttttttcttcccagccttttttcccctcagtatcttcacgggataccgtcttccgaatcatcgacgcttggtcaactgtcagctttccccttcttcttagtttaaagcctgttctattcctctcttgacgttgtttgctaggagtctagttcccgccgcgctcaggtgcagtccatctctcctgtagagcttgctcttgccccaaaacgccgtccagttcctcacgaagtggaatccttcatcctcacaccatctcctcatccacgcatttattgattgtagttcctcttgccttttcacgtctgccctcggtaccggtaggatctctgagaacgctatcttctgggccctcatcctcagcttccttcccagagtcttgaactgttctatcagcgtgcttcatGGGTAACATACTCTCTGTAATGTAGAATCTCCTTGGACTCGTGCTacagggcaggatttgggggtgAGGGATTTCCCGTTCGCTTCATTATTTCCCTCCCTACGtttggactgctttgatacatcccactagcctctggattcatctgctgtgactaaaggaaagaaaattatcaggtaaggacataattttaccttcaaaGCCAACTTGCATATGCAGAAGGTGTCTTCAGTTAAAtatttattcttctttttttcctagaGGCCCAGTTGTCTGCAGCTTTCCCATAATCAAAGTCCTCAGGATCTGGGCCCTCCAAGGAGATCAGCATGAGATTATTTAGCGTGCTTTGATTCATGCGATTTCTCAAACATGACGATCCTTTTAAGGGCAGAAAACCCCCTTTCATATTCAGCTGTGCTCACTGGGATCACTAGCCCAATATGAGCTAGTTTGGCTAAATTTGGAAACGACTCTGAGCTCTGATGTTGTTGCCATATTTAGTAAAATTTGTTTTGGACTGAAGTCTTTGTATGATTGACTTCTGATTTTTGATTCAACTGTCCATTCTTGCCTGCTactttcatattttaaaattgGAGGGCTACCATTTTTGGAGTAATGAGCAAAAAGAATTTCAGCAGACTCACTTGAATCGTGAGTTTCTGCATTGAAAACTTTTGAAAAGCTGGAAATAATTGGCATATCAGGGAAATCTTGCATCTAGGTGCTTGACAACTGTCTCTAGGTATTTATCATATATTGCAATTTTGAATGCCATTACATCACTCTGTGTATAGACAATGTGGAGATCTGACCATTCTTCTGCCAACAAAGATGAAGGCTTTGAAAATACCTCCCAGGAGTGTCTTTCAACTGCATGATGGACAATTTTGTGGCGAGCAAAATTGGGTCAATTTCGGTAATATTGACATCTTGTCTTTGCCAAGCCTTAGATAAGTTGGACAACAAAGGTAATACATCTGAAAGCATCATCAGAGAGGAAACAAAATTATACGTTTTAATACATCTGCTTAATCCTTCAGCTGTGATGTCATTTCGTTCAGTGGCATCTCTTTCCAGCGCAGATATGACACTCATCATGCACTGCAGAGGCATGAGACAGCCATCTAGTGTCACTGGCCATTTTCAGCTTAATCTGGGGAATGTTGAGAATATTTTGCATTTCTATTAAACCAGCCATCCTAACtgaagaattttggaagaaataGAACAGCTGCCTTAAGATGTCATTCAGTTTTGTTAAATATGGTATGGCAGCTGCTGCTTGGGCACTTGCAAGGGCCAATCGATGGTTTACACAGTGGCAGTTGACCAAGAGTCCAGATGTTTTATCTTTAAGCAGTTTTGCCACACCTTTCTGTTTCCCAATCATAACAGCTGCTCCATCTGACCCTAGTCCAACCAGATTAGCAGTTTTCAAGCCTAGTATGTCCATAGTCTCACTCAGTGTGTTGGTTATAGTCTCCGCTTTGCCATCACTCATATTGCGGGTTGATACAAAACTAATTTTGACCTGTTTAGTGACCTGGCAAACATATTTAATGTAAATAATTAATTGCTTTACAACTGAGATGTCTGTGGTTTCATCACACAGAATACTGAAAAAATTTTCAGCGTACATATTTTCAGTATGTTAGACTTTATTTCTGATGCTAAGACATCCAGCAGCTCTTGCATTATTCTTTCTGAGGTGTAATGTGCATTTTTACCAACATTGAGATGTTGTAAAAAGGAACAACCCATTTCTTTACAATGTTCCAACAGCTTTTCAAACAACGTTGTATGTGGTAACTCATTTTTTGCCAACCAATACATGGATCTTAAAGCTCCCACAAAGGCATCTCTCTGTAAGTTATTTAAGATAGATACAGATCTTTCAATTTGACCGATTCCAGTTTGCTCTAGTACACGCTTTCCTAAAAGATCAGAAGAAGACTCAATGTGTGTTTTACTTTTTTCATGGTCCAGCAAGCTTTCTTTTCAAATTCTTGTGCATGGCACATTTACGGTACCCAAGGTAACTCCCTCCTTGGGAGGTGTTTGTTTGAATATTTCATGCACAATGAGCACCACATACCATTTTCTTTGACCATTAGCCAAGCAAACTCTTTAAACcattgtttgtttatgccggatAAGCGGTGCTTAGATTTATCAATTGGCAGAGTGAGTGCTGAAAAGATTTCCCCTGATGGACCAGCCTCTGCAATGCCTTTGTCTGAAATTTTCACATCAGCAGTTGACACTGCACCTTCATTGGTTTGTGGCGTTTCTTTTCTGAAATAACTTAGCAATGTTGTTTTCTGAACACTTTTTTTACTCATGTTGGTAAAATGAAAAGTACTTATGAATAAGATTTTTGAGTGGTAACGTGGGAGCCTATTACACCATGGCAGGGCAAgatatgaacaaaaaaaaatggcagatgtaCCAGTGAGTGCTacaaggatttttattttttgctcgtCTGGGCTTAACCTGCCCCAAACACTCTGTGATGAAAGAAGAGGGAaaggcacagccaagtctggccctagacttttttttccccctttctggaggacctactgctattaaatatttttatagCGTTCTCAGATGCAGCAGATttacacagagtcacaaagagggaaaagcacagccaagtctggccctggactcttttccccccccccccccctttctggaggaccttctgctattaaatatttctatagcattcTCAGATGCAGCAGCATTACACAGAATCACAAAGAGCGTGGGCGAAAATGTTTTAATAGGTCGATGTTAAAACACTATGCAAATTACCCTTCCCTGCTCACGGTGATGGAGTAGGGGCGGGGAAGAGGTAATCTGCATAGCGTGCCAAGGCGTTGGACCAATCGAAATACAACCCTTTGGCGTGCTATGCAAACTACCCCTTCCCCGCCCGTACTCCACCGTGAGCAGTGGCGTGATTCATGGAAAATCCTTTGGTCGCTAATGCTGGTTGTTCTGCTCATGCTCAGTTAGACCtgatctgagcatgtgtggaagaACAGGCATTATCCGAAGTTTGCGTGCTGAATTAAATGCTGCTGAAGATGTGGTTCAGGCAGGAAAGGTCTGTTCACCTTCAAGTACGGGTTGCAGGCAAACCGGAAGAAACAGGCGCTTGACAATTCATGCGCGAACCACCGCCGAGTCGCGAGTCCAATCCCAGAACCGGTCCGGCGCAGTCTCTGCAGCTGCAaaatgacagccgggcgctcacttaAAGTAGCTGGGCGATGCGCCTGGCTGAAACAAGTTAGGGAGAACACTGGTTCACATATATTTAAGAATGTCTGTCTCCTCCTGTTCTGTGCCCATAGCAGTGGCCATGATTTGCAGATAAATATCATTGTTGAAACAGAAATGGGTGTGAGTTAGAATGAACTTGATTAATTTTGGAATAGGTTCTGGTGTGCATTAATAGTCTAGGATTGatgcttttttaaaaaggaatttaTCACATACAGGTATGCCATCTGTATAGGGAATGTTGCTATATAGTAATTCTACATCCATTTTGACCACAAAGGTACCTGGTGGTAGCTGCttgatgtttttattttgttcagGAAATCTATGGTGTCTTGTATGAagcttgttttgtgcattaaGAGCCACGGTCTATACATGGTACTCAAAAAATCAGCATGACTAGAGTAGCACTTAGCGTGATTATATAAAAGATAGATGCACCTTATAGAATCGTACCAGTGCATGTTAAGATTCTAACTTTCAGGCTCACTCATTTAGGACAAGGAAAGACAAGTCtaaaccggtgtcaggtcaaaagcgcgccgggataaaggcgcgcgcagacaattgagcgcagctcggaggtgcgcgccgcacaaagttactgtttttatggctccgaagggggggcgtggggggaacccccccactttacttaatagagatcgcgccgcgttgtgggggcgttgtgggggtgtgggaggttctaaccccccacattttaatgaaaacttcactttttccctgtttttagggaaaaagttaagtttacagtaaaatgtggagggttacaacccccccaaaccccccacaacgccggcgcaatctctattaagtaaactgggggggctctccaacaaaaccccccgtcggagcccctaaaaactgtaattttcttcagtgcgcgcctccgtcttgcgctcagttgtcggcgcgcgcctttgtctttcgccgagttgtctatgaaccgtctaaACCTACACCTAACTTGTGCATGCaccaggcatattctataacagtgctccCTTTTCAGATTTCCACAATAGAACTGGTACatagcactttatagaatataccTACCAAGTTGGGCAGGTAATTTCTAATTATtgctaattagcatcaattatgaggtattaattaTTGACACCAGTTAAGCTTGTTAAACAAATTGGGTACACAAATTGGCTGTACACAccaatttgtgcacacaacttaaaGCACCATGTTCAGAATTTAGGGATAAGGATTTAAGAAACCACTCTTAAGTCCAGATATCTCTTCTGTGAATGTGCAAATACCAGATATGATTAGTCTTTTTCAAAATTTATGGATTTTGGGTAGCTTGTAGAATGTGCTCACAGAAGGGTGGCTTGGTATTGGCTTCTTTAGCTGTGGTTGTACTTGCTTtggaaatatttcaaaaacactTTTCTCTTGTTTTGTATAATCGTGTGTAAGTTATTCGATTTGTTGGAGCTGTCGGTCTCTTTTCACTACTGAGCCTCTCCTTTTGTCTGCAGGCTTAATAACATTGTTTTAATTTGTAAGTTTTTTGTATGGCAGCTTGTTCTAGTGATtgtacagaattttttttcttttgttggaaAGTTTGTCTCCTATGTATTGTATTtatctaatttatttttttgtctatTGTGGGTTGAAATAAgttttttgtttaaaattgtaTTCTGGTCTGTTGTGGAAATGTACTTTCATGGGAAGTTTCTTGATTAATTTCTTCTatcttaattaaattttattgagtttgctGAAATGTTGTGGTGGCCTTGTTAGTCCACTTTGCAAGGTAATAATATttagaaacaaaacaaagaaataggataatatctttttttattggactagctcgatgcattttatgatgagctttcaaaagtaaccattcttcagatcagaaataagcaatgattgattcactatctttttgcatgtaaatgatttgtacggaggtgggatgggggggtgttctgggcaggaggtattgggcatccctcttgccggtttCATTCGAGAGTGGGGGGGatgttctgggcaggagggattgggtggggtggggggactgaCAGCGAACCTTATCGcagtagggagatcccttgccgcgataagcttagcggccgcatctacttactggtcagtttgggtacctttgtgacaCATGGCCCCTTCTAAAACGGGTCTAGTTCCAAGCATATAAGTTCTGtgcaggatgtcttgcaaaatgttttgattttatcACTGCAAAACGTCTTGAGTCTAACCTACCCTTGAGACTACCCAAAGCCTGCCCTTAACCCACTTCCACtatgcccatctcatgctctgaacatACAGAAGCTGGAACATcttgctagatgtacagaaaaaATATCCAAGAAAAGTAGTTGCTCGctcaattaaaatttattttgtcCTGAATTTCCTGCCATGATCTAGTAAAATTATCTTCACTAAGATTCCACTCCCTAAAGtatgcaacatcatttatttctGCTACCAGTTCAGAAACTTACTTTGAGAACATGTAAACTGTCCCAAAAAGATGTTTTTATGGAAATGCAGAGATACTCTTCAGAAATGCACAATCAGTGATGGTCTCCATCATGTAGATacacttttttaaaaacagcttcc is a window from the Geotrypetes seraphini chromosome 1, aGeoSer1.1, whole genome shotgun sequence genome containing:
- the LOC117357151 gene encoding tigger transposable element-derived protein 1-like, translating into MERLLAIWIKDRQVKGDVTTQDIICHKAKRIYDDLKKNVPGSSSSQANEEEFKASRGWFFRFKKRCGIHSVTMHGEAGSADKKEAEKFSINFQKCIKDEGYCPQQVFNADETGLFWKRMPSRTFITKEEKKLPGHKAMKDRLTLMFSSNASGDLKIKPLLVYHSENPRIFKKNNVIKSKLPVHWKSNQKAWVTQVIFNEWILEIFAPAVKKFLLEKELPLKALLILDNAPAHPKDLEEILQENYPFIKVQYLPPNTTSIIQPMDQQVIANFKKLYTRALFKKVFEECEFGGDNMTVRKFWKEKFDVLMAIRLIKKAWEEVSQRTLISAWKMLVPSWTQEEAVVDDTEVVKDLITVAQRLELEVEEEDVEELIEEHEEELTTEELQALLVQQQDNAQREASSDDEEQQSNNQPIPSADIKNILVKWKAVQEFTNAHYPDSAEANRINDLYSDTLVRYFRQMLEKREKQTTLDRFFMKPLAKKQKMDKDVQDSVDST